In Carya illinoinensis cultivar Pawnee chromosome 10, C.illinoinensisPawnee_v1, whole genome shotgun sequence, one DNA window encodes the following:
- the LOC122280091 gene encoding ethylene-insensitive protein 2-like isoform X3, whose translation MLVFNFAAILCQYLSARIGLVTGRDLAQICRDEYDKFTCLFLGVQIELSVIVLDLTSILGLAHGLNLLFGWDLFSCVFLTAINIILFPLFAILLENSKAKFLCICISGFILLSVVLGVLISQTEISLSMNWILTKLCGENAFALMSLLGASIMPYNFFLHSSILQQSQGSPNISKDAMCHNHFVAILCVFSGIYLVNYVLMISAANVFSGLVLLTFQDSMSLMEQVFRSPIAPFAYLLVLFFSNQITSLNWGQCGQVVLHDFLKVDIPAWLHCATIRVISVVPALYCVWSSGAEGMYQLLIVTQVMVALLLPSSVIPLFRVAASRPIMGVYKISQFVEFLTLITFIGMLVLKLIFMVEMIFGNSDWVANLRWNMGGGLSFPYPVLVVTACASLGLMLWLLATPLKSASAGLDAQLYRGTPEAVPGTSTHREDTDLTGTGYHGEAPVQKQEPLSARGKDLKSHSDMPVGFDVDLPEHIMEPDQEIDLTTVVENCSKAILSSSPICGMDGSAATVESVPSIPLSTVSNEVSDVKFLDKTVQAKSMFPLEKTLGIEGELQIEKDNDEGDTWEPEESSKGLSGSTQSLISEGPGSFRSLSGKGDEGGSGTGSLSRLAGLGRAARLQLAAVLDEFWGQLYDFHGQATQEAKSKKLDVVLGVDSKSAFSSLKVDTTAKEFSRCLLSVGVKGSDNLITSSLYEAPKQQNVQRNSESSYGVQRGSSSLWSNPMQLLDAYVQNPSHNVLDSGERRYSSLRNLPSTESWDYQPATIHGYQIASYRMAKERNSDNLNNPMQSAALSTPSLGVTGYRDSIAFALGQKLQNGFSSGQPSSYQNPSIYRESPFHSERPADIMASSANTKKYHSLPDMSGFSVPQRDLYVTDKSAQWDHPIGYGSSVRRTGYEPSLHPNPNLGLRTGAPLAFDELSPSKINRDGFSSQLSPTSTGSLWSRQPFERFGVADKNLTVGSGGVGSRPSSITQEATSVVDSEAKLLQAFRDCIVKLLKLEGSDWLFSQNDGADEDLIDRVAARERFLYEAETREMNRVVHRGDPQYLSSERKFGSAMRNNEVSFNNFFISSVPHCGEGCIWRPDLMVSFGVWCIHRILDLSLMESRPQLWGKYTYVLNRLQGIIDVAFVKPRSPMSPCFCLQIPATFLQKSSPPVSNGMPPPASKPGRGKCTTAGMLLDMVKDVEIAISCRKGRTGTAAGDVAFPKGKENLASVLKRYKRRLSSKPVGVHEASGPRKVLTSAPYSS comes from the exons ATGCTTGTTTTCAATTTTGCTGCTATTTTATGTCAATACCTGTCAGCTCGGATTGGCTTGGTCACTGGACGAGATCTTGCTCAG ATTTGCAGGGATGAGTATGATAAGTTCACATGTTTATTCTTAGGAGTCCAAATAGAGCTTTCTGTGATTGTGCTGGATCTTACCTCG ATCTTGGGCCTTGCACATGGACTTAATCTTCTTTTTGGGTGGGACCTGTTCTCTTGTGTCTTTTTGACTgctatcaatattattttatttccacTTTTTGCCATCCTCCTG GAGAACAGCAAGGCCAAGTtcctatgcatatgcatatcaGGCTTTATCTTGCTTTCTGTTGTTCTTGGAGTACTGATCAGTCAAACAGAAATTTCACTTTCCATGAATTGGATCCTAACAAAGTTATGTGGGGAGAATGCATTTGCACTGATGAGTCTTCTTGGGGCAAGCATCATGCCTTATAACTTTTTTCTCCATTCTTCTATCTTACAG CAGTCTCAGGGATCACCAAACATTTCCAAGGATGCCATGTGTCATAACCATTTTGTTGCCATCTTATGTGTCTTCAGTGGTATTTATCTGGTGAATTATGTGCTGATGATATCAGCAGCAAATGTCTTCTCCGGCCTTGTCTTGCTCACTTTTCAGGATTCAATGTCACTAATGGAACAG GTGTTTAGGAGTCCCATTGCTCCCTTTGCCTATTTATTGGTTCtgtttttttctaatcaaatcACATCATTAAACTGGGGTCAATGTGGACAAGTAGTTTTGCATGATTTCTTGAAGGTAGACATTCCTGCTTGGCTTCATTGTGCTACAATCAGAGTTATTTCTGTTGTTCCAGCCCTTTACTGTGTGTGGAGTTCAGGAGCTGAAGGGATGTATCAATTGCTTATAGTCACGCAGGTGATGGTAGCTCTACTGCTGCCATCTTCTGTGATCCCTCTTTTCCGTGTTGCTGCATCAAGACCAATAATGGGTGTCTACAAAATCTCTCAGTTTGTGGAGTTTTTAACCCTCATCACATTTATTGGGATGTTAGTCTTAAAGCTTATATTTATGGTAGAAATGATATTCGGGAATAGTGATTGGGTAGCTAATTTGAGGTGGAACATGGGGGGTGGTTTATCTTTCCCTTACCCAGTTCTTGTTGTCACTGCTTGTGCATCACTTGGTCTGATGCTTTGGTTATTAGCCACCCCATTAAAATCTGCAAGTGCTGGATTAGATGCTCAGCTGTACCGAGGTACACCAGAGGCTGTACCTGGCACATCCACACACAGAGAGGATACAGATTTAACTGGAACTGGATACCATGGAGAGGCTCCTGTTCAGAAGCAAGAACCATTATCAGCACGAGGGAAGGATTTGAAGAGTCATTCAGATATGCCAGTTGGCTTTGATGTTGATTTGCCTGAACATATTATGGAACCTGATCAAGAGATTGATTTGACTACTGTTGTGGAAAATTGTTCTAAAGCTATACTTTCAAGCTCCCCCATATGTGGCATGGATGGATCAGCAGCCACAGTAGAGTCAGTCCCATCAATCCCACTTTCAACTGTTTCTAATGAGGTTTCTGATGTTAAATTTTTGGACAAAACTGTACAAGCTAAATCAATGTTCCCTCTTGAGAAGACTCTGGGAATTGAGGGAGAGCtacaaattgaaaaagataatGATGAGGGAGACACCTGGGAGCCCGAAGAATCATCTAAAGGTCTGTCTGGGAGCACCCAATCTTTGATATCTGAGGGTCCAGGATCATTTAGAAGTCTCAGTGGGAAAGGTGATGAAGGTGGGAGTGGTACAGGAAGTCTTTCAAGATTAGCCGGATTGGGTCGTGCCGCAAGGCTTCAACTTGCTGCAGTTCTTGACGAGTTTTGGGGGCAGCTGTATGACTTCCACGGCCAAGCTACTCAAGAAGCAAAGTCAAAGAAACTGGATGTGGTTCTGGGAGTGGATTCTAAATCTGCCttttcatccctaaaagtgGATACTACTGCAAAGGAGTTTTCTAGGTGCTTGCTGTCTGTAGGAGTTAAGGGATCTGATAATCTAATCACCTCAAGTTTATATGAGGCTCCCAAGCAGCAAAATGTGCAAAGGAATTCCGAGTCATCATATGGGGTTCAAAGGGGATCTTCATCATTGTGGTCCAACCCCATGCAGTTGTTGGATGCATATGTGCAGAATCCAAGCCACAATGTCCTTGACTCTGGTGAGAGGCGCTATTCTAGTTTGCGCAATCTACCATCTACTGAAAGCTGGGATTATCAGCCAGCTACAATACATGGTTATCAGATTGCTTCCTATCGAATGGCTAAAGAAAGAAACTCTGATAATTTGAATAATCCAATGCAGTCAGCAGCCTTGAGTACCCCCTCATTGGGTGTTACAGGCTACAGGGATTCAATTGCATTTGCGTTGGGGCAAAAGTTGCAAAATGGGTTTAGCTCTGGTCAGCCCTCCAGTTACCAGAACCCTTCAATATACCGAGAAAGTCCATTTCATTCAGAAAGACCAGCTGATATTATGGCAAGTTCAGCCAACACGAAAAAGTACCATAGTTTGCCAGACATGTCTGGATTCTCTGTTCCACAGCGGGATTTATATGTGACTGATAAGAGTGCTCAATGGGACCATCCCATTGGATATGGATCCTCTGTTCGTAGAACAGGTTATGAACCATCTTTACATCCAAATCCAAACTTGGGATTAAGGACCGGAGCTCCTTTGGCATTTGATGAACTCTctccatcaaaaataaatagagatggTTTTTCCTCGCAGTTGAGCCCCACTAGTACTGGATCCCTCTGGTCTAGACAGCCTTTTGAGCGGTTTGGTGTAGCTGACAAAAATCTTACCGTTGGGAGCGGAGGAGTTGGAAGCAGGCCAAGTTCAATAACTCAAGAAGCAACTTCTGTTGTGGATTCAGAGGCAAAGCTTCTTCAGGCTTTCAGAGATTGCATTGTGAAGTTACTAAAATTGGAAGGATCTGATTGGTTGTTTAGTCAAAATGATGGGGCTGATGAGGATCTAATAGACCGTGTGGCTGCAAGGGAGAGGTTTTTGTATGAAGCTGAAACTAGAGAAATGAATCGGGTGGTTCACAGGGGTGACCCTCAGTATTTGTCTTCTGAGAGGAAATTTGGTTCTGCAATGAGGAATAATGAGGTGAGTTtcaataacttttttatttccTCTGTTCCTCATTGTGGGGAGGGCTGTATATGGAGACCAGATTTGATGGTAAGCTTTGGGGTGTGGTGCATCCATCGGATTCTTGACCTGTCACTCATGGAAAGCCGTCCACAGCTGTGGGGGAAATATACTTATGTACTCAACCGTCTTcag GGGATCATAGACGTGGCTTTTGTGAAACCACGTTCTCCAATGTCCCCGTGCTTCTGCCTTCAGATCCCTGCAACGTTCCTGCAGAAATCAAGCCCACCTGTTTCAAATGGAATGCCACCCCCAGCTTCAAAACCGGGCAGGGGGAAATGCACCACTGCAGGGATGCTCCTAGACATGGTTAAGGATGTAGAGATTGCAATTTCTTGCCGAAAGGGCAGAACAGGCACTGCAGCTGGTGATGTGGCTTTCccgaagggaaaagaaaatctGGCGTCTGTCCTCAAACGCTACAAGCGACGATTATCCAGCAAACCTGTTGGTGTTCATGAGGCTTCTGGGCCACGCAAGGTTCTGACATCTGCTCCATACAGCTCATAG
- the LOC122280091 gene encoding ethylene-insensitive protein 2-like isoform X2: MVLPAVAPVLLISIVYVDPGKWAAIAESGSHFGFELVAWMLVFNFAAILCQYLSARIGLVTGRDLAQICRDEYDKFTCLFLGVQIELSVIVLDLTSILGLAHGLNLLFGWDLFSCVFLTAINIILFPLFAILLENSKAKFLCICISGFILLSVVLGVLISQTEISLSMNWILTKLCGENAFALMSLLGASIMPYNFFLHSSILQSQGSPNISKDAMCHNHFVAILCVFSGIYLVNYVLMISAANVFSGLVLLTFQDSMSLMEQVFRSPIAPFAYLLVLFFSNQITSLNWGQCGQVVLHDFLKVDIPAWLHCATIRVISVVPALYCVWSSGAEGMYQLLIVTQVMVALLLPSSVIPLFRVAASRPIMGVYKISQFVEFLTLITFIGMLVLKLIFMVEMIFGNSDWVANLRWNMGGGLSFPYPVLVVTACASLGLMLWLLATPLKSASAGLDAQLYRGTPEAVPGTSTHREDTDLTGTGYHGEAPVQKQEPLSARGKDLKSHSDMPVGFDVDLPEHIMEPDQEIDLTTVVENCSKAILSSSPICGMDGSAATVESVPSIPLSTVSNEVSDVKFLDKTVQAKSMFPLEKTLGIEGELQIEKDNDEGDTWEPEESSKGLSGSTQSLISEGPGSFRSLSGKGDEGGSGTGSLSRLAGLGRAARLQLAAVLDEFWGQLYDFHGQATQEAKSKKLDVVLGVDSKSAFSSLKVDTTAKEFSRCLLSVGVKGSDNLITSSLYEAPKQQNVQRNSESSYGVQRGSSSLWSNPMQLLDAYVQNPSHNVLDSGERRYSSLRNLPSTESWDYQPATIHGYQIASYRMAKERNSDNLNNPMQSAALSTPSLGVTGYRDSIAFALGQKLQNGFSSGQPSSYQNPSIYRESPFHSERPADIMASSANTKKYHSLPDMSGFSVPQRDLYVTDKSAQWDHPIGYGSSVRRTGYEPSLHPNPNLGLRTGAPLAFDELSPSKINRDGFSSQLSPTSTGSLWSRQPFERFGVADKNLTVGSGGVGSRPSSITQEATSVVDSEAKLLQAFRDCIVKLLKLEGSDWLFSQNDGADEDLIDRVAARERFLYEAETREMNRVVHRGDPQYLSSERKFGSAMRNNEVSFNNFFISSVPHCGEGCIWRPDLMVSFGVWCIHRILDLSLMESRPQLWGKYTYVLNRLQGIIDVAFVKPRSPMSPCFCLQIPATFLQKSSPPVSNGMPPPASKPGRGKCTTAGMLLDMVKDVEIAISCRKGRTGTAAGDVAFPKGKENLASVLKRYKRRLSSKPVGVHEASGPRKVLTSAPYSS, from the exons ATGGTACTTCCTGCTGTTGCACCTGTGCTTCTGATTTCAATTGTATATGTTGACCCTGGAAAGTGGGCAGCAATTGCTGAAAGTGGTTCCCATTTTGGGTTTGAACTGGTAGCATGGATGCTTGTTTTCAATTTTGCTGCTATTTTATGTCAATACCTGTCAGCTCGGATTGGCTTGGTCACTGGACGAGATCTTGCTCAG ATTTGCAGGGATGAGTATGATAAGTTCACATGTTTATTCTTAGGAGTCCAAATAGAGCTTTCTGTGATTGTGCTGGATCTTACCTCG ATCTTGGGCCTTGCACATGGACTTAATCTTCTTTTTGGGTGGGACCTGTTCTCTTGTGTCTTTTTGACTgctatcaatattattttatttccacTTTTTGCCATCCTCCTG GAGAACAGCAAGGCCAAGTtcctatgcatatgcatatcaGGCTTTATCTTGCTTTCTGTTGTTCTTGGAGTACTGATCAGTCAAACAGAAATTTCACTTTCCATGAATTGGATCCTAACAAAGTTATGTGGGGAGAATGCATTTGCACTGATGAGTCTTCTTGGGGCAAGCATCATGCCTTATAACTTTTTTCTCCATTCTTCTATCTTACAG TCTCAGGGATCACCAAACATTTCCAAGGATGCCATGTGTCATAACCATTTTGTTGCCATCTTATGTGTCTTCAGTGGTATTTATCTGGTGAATTATGTGCTGATGATATCAGCAGCAAATGTCTTCTCCGGCCTTGTCTTGCTCACTTTTCAGGATTCAATGTCACTAATGGAACAG GTGTTTAGGAGTCCCATTGCTCCCTTTGCCTATTTATTGGTTCtgtttttttctaatcaaatcACATCATTAAACTGGGGTCAATGTGGACAAGTAGTTTTGCATGATTTCTTGAAGGTAGACATTCCTGCTTGGCTTCATTGTGCTACAATCAGAGTTATTTCTGTTGTTCCAGCCCTTTACTGTGTGTGGAGTTCAGGAGCTGAAGGGATGTATCAATTGCTTATAGTCACGCAGGTGATGGTAGCTCTACTGCTGCCATCTTCTGTGATCCCTCTTTTCCGTGTTGCTGCATCAAGACCAATAATGGGTGTCTACAAAATCTCTCAGTTTGTGGAGTTTTTAACCCTCATCACATTTATTGGGATGTTAGTCTTAAAGCTTATATTTATGGTAGAAATGATATTCGGGAATAGTGATTGGGTAGCTAATTTGAGGTGGAACATGGGGGGTGGTTTATCTTTCCCTTACCCAGTTCTTGTTGTCACTGCTTGTGCATCACTTGGTCTGATGCTTTGGTTATTAGCCACCCCATTAAAATCTGCAAGTGCTGGATTAGATGCTCAGCTGTACCGAGGTACACCAGAGGCTGTACCTGGCACATCCACACACAGAGAGGATACAGATTTAACTGGAACTGGATACCATGGAGAGGCTCCTGTTCAGAAGCAAGAACCATTATCAGCACGAGGGAAGGATTTGAAGAGTCATTCAGATATGCCAGTTGGCTTTGATGTTGATTTGCCTGAACATATTATGGAACCTGATCAAGAGATTGATTTGACTACTGTTGTGGAAAATTGTTCTAAAGCTATACTTTCAAGCTCCCCCATATGTGGCATGGATGGATCAGCAGCCACAGTAGAGTCAGTCCCATCAATCCCACTTTCAACTGTTTCTAATGAGGTTTCTGATGTTAAATTTTTGGACAAAACTGTACAAGCTAAATCAATGTTCCCTCTTGAGAAGACTCTGGGAATTGAGGGAGAGCtacaaattgaaaaagataatGATGAGGGAGACACCTGGGAGCCCGAAGAATCATCTAAAGGTCTGTCTGGGAGCACCCAATCTTTGATATCTGAGGGTCCAGGATCATTTAGAAGTCTCAGTGGGAAAGGTGATGAAGGTGGGAGTGGTACAGGAAGTCTTTCAAGATTAGCCGGATTGGGTCGTGCCGCAAGGCTTCAACTTGCTGCAGTTCTTGACGAGTTTTGGGGGCAGCTGTATGACTTCCACGGCCAAGCTACTCAAGAAGCAAAGTCAAAGAAACTGGATGTGGTTCTGGGAGTGGATTCTAAATCTGCCttttcatccctaaaagtgGATACTACTGCAAAGGAGTTTTCTAGGTGCTTGCTGTCTGTAGGAGTTAAGGGATCTGATAATCTAATCACCTCAAGTTTATATGAGGCTCCCAAGCAGCAAAATGTGCAAAGGAATTCCGAGTCATCATATGGGGTTCAAAGGGGATCTTCATCATTGTGGTCCAACCCCATGCAGTTGTTGGATGCATATGTGCAGAATCCAAGCCACAATGTCCTTGACTCTGGTGAGAGGCGCTATTCTAGTTTGCGCAATCTACCATCTACTGAAAGCTGGGATTATCAGCCAGCTACAATACATGGTTATCAGATTGCTTCCTATCGAATGGCTAAAGAAAGAAACTCTGATAATTTGAATAATCCAATGCAGTCAGCAGCCTTGAGTACCCCCTCATTGGGTGTTACAGGCTACAGGGATTCAATTGCATTTGCGTTGGGGCAAAAGTTGCAAAATGGGTTTAGCTCTGGTCAGCCCTCCAGTTACCAGAACCCTTCAATATACCGAGAAAGTCCATTTCATTCAGAAAGACCAGCTGATATTATGGCAAGTTCAGCCAACACGAAAAAGTACCATAGTTTGCCAGACATGTCTGGATTCTCTGTTCCACAGCGGGATTTATATGTGACTGATAAGAGTGCTCAATGGGACCATCCCATTGGATATGGATCCTCTGTTCGTAGAACAGGTTATGAACCATCTTTACATCCAAATCCAAACTTGGGATTAAGGACCGGAGCTCCTTTGGCATTTGATGAACTCTctccatcaaaaataaatagagatggTTTTTCCTCGCAGTTGAGCCCCACTAGTACTGGATCCCTCTGGTCTAGACAGCCTTTTGAGCGGTTTGGTGTAGCTGACAAAAATCTTACCGTTGGGAGCGGAGGAGTTGGAAGCAGGCCAAGTTCAATAACTCAAGAAGCAACTTCTGTTGTGGATTCAGAGGCAAAGCTTCTTCAGGCTTTCAGAGATTGCATTGTGAAGTTACTAAAATTGGAAGGATCTGATTGGTTGTTTAGTCAAAATGATGGGGCTGATGAGGATCTAATAGACCGTGTGGCTGCAAGGGAGAGGTTTTTGTATGAAGCTGAAACTAGAGAAATGAATCGGGTGGTTCACAGGGGTGACCCTCAGTATTTGTCTTCTGAGAGGAAATTTGGTTCTGCAATGAGGAATAATGAGGTGAGTTtcaataacttttttatttccTCTGTTCCTCATTGTGGGGAGGGCTGTATATGGAGACCAGATTTGATGGTAAGCTTTGGGGTGTGGTGCATCCATCGGATTCTTGACCTGTCACTCATGGAAAGCCGTCCACAGCTGTGGGGGAAATATACTTATGTACTCAACCGTCTTcag GGGATCATAGACGTGGCTTTTGTGAAACCACGTTCTCCAATGTCCCCGTGCTTCTGCCTTCAGATCCCTGCAACGTTCCTGCAGAAATCAAGCCCACCTGTTTCAAATGGAATGCCACCCCCAGCTTCAAAACCGGGCAGGGGGAAATGCACCACTGCAGGGATGCTCCTAGACATGGTTAAGGATGTAGAGATTGCAATTTCTTGCCGAAAGGGCAGAACAGGCACTGCAGCTGGTGATGTGGCTTTCccgaagggaaaagaaaatctGGCGTCTGTCCTCAAACGCTACAAGCGACGATTATCCAGCAAACCTGTTGGTGTTCATGAGGCTTCTGGGCCACGCAAGGTTCTGACATCTGCTCCATACAGCTCATAG